One genomic segment of Ricinus communis isolate WT05 ecotype wild-type chromosome 5, ASM1957865v1, whole genome shotgun sequence includes these proteins:
- the LOC8269307 gene encoding protein farnesyltransferase subunit beta isoform X1 produces MDCVESSSRRRATASQHEQWIVQDQVFQIYDIFANIPHKAQTLMLELQRDKHMEYLTRGLKQLSSSFCVLDANRPWLCYWILHSIALLGESIDYELENNAIDFLNRCQDPNGGFGGGPGQLPHLATTYAAVNSLVTLGGPRALSSINRGKLYTFLRRMKDPSGPFRMHDAGEIDVRACYTAISVANILNILDDELVRDVGNYILSCQTYEGGIAGEPGSEAHGGYTFCGLATMILINEVNRLDLSSLINWVVFRQGVECGFQGRTNKLVDGCYSFWQGGVFALLQRLRSIGGEHAAFSDAEAGHCATESSSEDEGTDGDSTDVDEPGHFKQGGHGVTVPLFHSSALQQYIILCSQEQEGGFRDKPGKARDYYHTCYCLSGLSVCQYSWSKDENSPPLPRAVLGPYSNLLEPIHPLYNVVSKQYDGAHEFFSSQSSSY; encoded by the exons atggacTGTGTGGAATCATCGAGTCGGCGTCGAGCAACTGCGAGTCAACACGAGCAATGGATAGTTCAAGACCAAGTGTTTCAGATCTACGATATCTTCGCTAATATTCCTCACAAGGCCCAAACCCTAAT GTTAGAGCTTCAACGTGATAAGCACATGGAATACCTAACAAGAGGACTGAAACAACTAAGTTCTTCTTTCTGTGTATTGGATGCTAA TCGGCCTTGGCTTTGCTACTGGATCCTGCACTCAATTGCTTTATTGGGTGAGTCTATCGATTATGAACTGGAAAACAATGCCATTGACTTTCTTAATCGTTGCCAG GATCCAAATGGCGGATTTGGTGGTGGACCTGGACAG TTGCCTCATCTTGCAACAACCTATGCTGCTGTTAATTCTCTTGTTACTTTGGGTGGACCTAGAGCATTATCATCTATTAATAG AGGTAAATTGTACACATTTTTGCGGCGAATGAAAGATCCAAGCGGGCCATTCCG GATGCATGATGCCGGAGAAATTGATGTCCGCGCTTGTTATACAGCCATTTCA GTTGCAAATATTCTCAACATTTTGGACGATGAGCTGGTTAGGGATGTTGGTAATTACATATTAAG CTGTCAAACTTATGAAGGAGGCATTGCAGGAGAGCCTGGTTCTGAAGCTCATGGTGG ATATACCTTTTGTGGATTGGCTACTATGATTCTGATCAATGAGGTCAATCGTTTGGACCTCTCCAGTTTAATT AATTGGGTGGTATTTCGACAAGGAGTGGAATGTGGATTTCAGGGGAGAACAAACAAGTTGGTTGATGGTTGTTACTCCTTCTGGCAG GGAGGCGTGTTTGCACTATTACAAAGATTGCGATCAATTGGTGGTGAACATGCAGCATTTTCTGATGCCGAAGCAGGACATTGTGCTACAGAGAGCAGTTCTGAAGACGAAGGTACAGATGGAGATTCAACGGACGTGGATGAACCTGGCCATTTTAAGCAGGGAG GTCATGGAGTAACTGTACCTCTTTTTCATAGTTCGGCCTTGCAGCAGTACATTATTCTATGCTCACAG GAACAGGAGGGTGGATTTAGAGACAAACCTGGGAAGGCTAGGGATTATTATCACACGTGTTATTGTCTAAGTGGGCTCTCAGTATGTCAATATAGCTGGTCTAAGGACGAGAATTCTCCGCCTCTGCCAAGAGCTGTGCTGGGTCCATACTCCAATCTTTTGGAACCCATCCATCCTCTATACAATGTGGTCTCAAAGCAATATGATGGAGCTCATGAGTTCTTTTCCAGCCAAAGCTCAAGTTA
- the LOC8269309 gene encoding formate dehydrogenase, mitochondrial gives MAMKKAAASAICALASSSTSSAFSRHLHASAGSKKIVGVFYKANEYASMNPNFSGCAEGALGIRDWLESQGHQYIVTDDKEGPHCELEKHIPDLHVLITTPFHPAYVTAERIKKAKNLQLLLTAGIGSDHIDLKAAAEAGLTVAEVTGSNVVSVAEDELMRILILVRNFLPGYHQVISGDWNVAGIAYRAYDLEGKTVGTVGAGRIGRLLLQRLKPFNCNLLYHDRIKMDPELENQTGAKYEEDLDAMLPKCDIVVINTPLTEKTRGLFNKDRIAKLKKGVLIVNNARGAIMDTQAVADACSSGHIGGYSGDVWYPQPASKDHPWRYMPNQAMTPHISGTTIDAQLRYAAGVKDMLDRYFKGEEFPLQNYIVKEGKLASQYQ, from the exons ATGGCGATGAAGAAAGCTGCTGCCTCCGCAATTTGCGCCTTGGCTTCATCATCCACCTCTTCAGCTTTCTCTAGACACCTCCAC GCTTCTGCAGGGAGCAAAAAGATTGTTGGGGTATTCTACAAGGCCAATGAATATGCTTCAATGAATCCCAATTTTTCCGGGTGTGCAGAGGGAGCTTTGGGAATTCGTGACTGGCTAGAATCACAAGGCCACCAATATATCGTCACAGATGACAAAGAAGGACCACATTGTG AACTTGAGAAGCATATTCCTGATCTCCATGTCCTCATTACAACTCCCTTCCACCCAGCCTATGTTACAGCCGAAAGGATTAAAAAGGCAAAGAACCTGCAATTGCTTCTCACAGCTGGAATTGGCTCTGATCATATAGACTTGAAGGCTGCAGCTGAAGCAGGATTAACTGTTGCAGAGGTCACGGGAAGCAATGTTGTCTCAGTTGCTGAAGACGAACTTATGAGAATTCTTATTCTTGTCCGGAATTTCTTACCTGGATACCATCAGGTTATTAGTGGAGACTGGAATGTGGCAGGTATTGCATACAGAGCCTATGATCTTGAAGGAAAGACAGTTGGTACTGTTGGTGCTGGGCGCATTGGTAGGCTTTTGCTCCAACGTTTGAAACCTTTCAATTGTAATCTCCTCTATCATGATCGTATTAAGATGGACCCGGAGTTGGAGAATCAGACGGGGGCAAAATATGAGGAGGATCTTGATGCAATGCTTCCAAAATGTGACATAGTTGTCATTAACACACCTCTTACAGAAAAGACAAG GGGACTGTTTAACAAAGATCGGATTGCAAAGTTGAAGAAAGGGGTGCTTATTGTTAACAATGCTCGAGGAGCAATCATGGATACACAAGCAGTTGCTGATGCTTGCTCTAGTGGACATATTGGAG GTTATAGTGGGGATGTTTGGTATCCACAACCGGCTTCGAAGGACCATCCATGGCGCTATATGCCAAATCAAGCAATGACTCCTCATATTTCAGGAACCACTATTGATGCACAA TTGCGATATGCTGCTGGAGTTAAGGACATGCTTGACAGATACTTTAAGGGAGAAGAATTTCCTCTACAGAATTACATCGTCAAGGAAGGCAAACTGGCAAGTCAATATCAGTGA
- the LOC8269311 gene encoding photosystem I assembly factor PSA3, chloroplastic — protein sequence MVVVTTSISSPYLLASCNSISPFFHKIYNNYKTPTTQKLNNSNGSLSITAYMEEPNSISSFANKVIASLPVVGLLARIFNDEGGIGSDTIDFAEFRRRVGKKCTVNDSSAFYEFQERRGKAGDPLYVLLCCWLAAVGAGLLKSEEILEGVARLRLSNDIEFEEQNFIQLMNEAKEKRAKLNVAAPAIPMEIRAEKALEAIHICCFGKDTIEKEDETLLCRMLSAVFPSVKQPEIQRIVKDKVKKVAEGTDEVNVPEPKNLPKEAAKLQMKDLRFLKQNRDT from the exons ATGGTAGTTGTGACAACATCTATTTCATCACCATATCTTCTCGCTTCCTGTAACTCCATTTCACCATTTTTCCacaaaatatacaataattacAAAACACCCACTACGCAGAAACTGAATAACTCTAATGGGTCCTTGTCAATTACAGCTTATATGGAGGAACCGAACTCCATATCCAGTTTTGCAAACAAAGTCATTGCTTCTCTCCCTGTGGTTGGCCTCCTTGCTAGAATTTTCAATGATGAAGGTGGTATTGGTAGTGACACTATTGATTTTGCTGAGTTTAGAAGAAGAGTAGGCAAGAAGTGTACTGTTAATGACTCTAGCGCTTTTTATGAGTTTCAGGAGAGGAGAGGCAAG GCAGGGGATCCTTTGTATGTTCTACTATGCTGTTGGTTAGCAGCCGTTGGTGCTGGTCTTCTCAAATCCGAAGAGATTTTGGAGGGGGTAGCGAGGCTTCGGTTATCAAATGATATTGAATTTGAAGAGCAGAACTTCATTCAGTTGATGAATGAGGCAAAAGAG AAACGGGCAAAACTAAATGTTGCAGCCCCAGCCATTCCCATGGAGATACGAGCTGAGAAGGCACTTGAGGCAATTCACATTTGCTGCTTTGGCAAGGATACTATAGAAAAGGAAGATGAGACATTGTTGTGTCGAATGCTGAGTGCTGTTTTCCCATCAGTCAAGCAGCCAGAAATACAAAGGATTGTCAAAGACAAGGTAAAGAAAGTGGCTGAAGGTACTGATGAGGTGAATGTTCCTGAGCCCAAGAACTTGCCAAAGGAAGCTGCAAAGTTGCAAATGAAAGACCTTCGATTCCTTAAACAAAATAGAGATACTTAA
- the LOC8269307 gene encoding protein farnesyltransferase subunit beta isoform X2: MDCVESSSRRRATASQHEQWIVQDQVFQIYDIFANIPHKAQTLIRPWLCYWILHSIALLGESIDYELENNAIDFLNRCQDPNGGFGGGPGQLPHLATTYAAVNSLVTLGGPRALSSINRGKLYTFLRRMKDPSGPFRMHDAGEIDVRACYTAISVANILNILDDELVRDVGNYILSCQTYEGGIAGEPGSEAHGGYTFCGLATMILINEVNRLDLSSLINWVVFRQGVECGFQGRTNKLVDGCYSFWQGGVFALLQRLRSIGGEHAAFSDAEAGHCATESSSEDEGTDGDSTDVDEPGHFKQGGHGVTVPLFHSSALQQYIILCSQEQEGGFRDKPGKARDYYHTCYCLSGLSVCQYSWSKDENSPPLPRAVLGPYSNLLEPIHPLYNVVSKQYDGAHEFFSSQSSSY, from the exons atggacTGTGTGGAATCATCGAGTCGGCGTCGAGCAACTGCGAGTCAACACGAGCAATGGATAGTTCAAGACCAAGTGTTTCAGATCTACGATATCTTCGCTAATATTCCTCACAAGGCCCAAACCCTAAT TCGGCCTTGGCTTTGCTACTGGATCCTGCACTCAATTGCTTTATTGGGTGAGTCTATCGATTATGAACTGGAAAACAATGCCATTGACTTTCTTAATCGTTGCCAG GATCCAAATGGCGGATTTGGTGGTGGACCTGGACAG TTGCCTCATCTTGCAACAACCTATGCTGCTGTTAATTCTCTTGTTACTTTGGGTGGACCTAGAGCATTATCATCTATTAATAG AGGTAAATTGTACACATTTTTGCGGCGAATGAAAGATCCAAGCGGGCCATTCCG GATGCATGATGCCGGAGAAATTGATGTCCGCGCTTGTTATACAGCCATTTCA GTTGCAAATATTCTCAACATTTTGGACGATGAGCTGGTTAGGGATGTTGGTAATTACATATTAAG CTGTCAAACTTATGAAGGAGGCATTGCAGGAGAGCCTGGTTCTGAAGCTCATGGTGG ATATACCTTTTGTGGATTGGCTACTATGATTCTGATCAATGAGGTCAATCGTTTGGACCTCTCCAGTTTAATT AATTGGGTGGTATTTCGACAAGGAGTGGAATGTGGATTTCAGGGGAGAACAAACAAGTTGGTTGATGGTTGTTACTCCTTCTGGCAG GGAGGCGTGTTTGCACTATTACAAAGATTGCGATCAATTGGTGGTGAACATGCAGCATTTTCTGATGCCGAAGCAGGACATTGTGCTACAGAGAGCAGTTCTGAAGACGAAGGTACAGATGGAGATTCAACGGACGTGGATGAACCTGGCCATTTTAAGCAGGGAG GTCATGGAGTAACTGTACCTCTTTTTCATAGTTCGGCCTTGCAGCAGTACATTATTCTATGCTCACAG GAACAGGAGGGTGGATTTAGAGACAAACCTGGGAAGGCTAGGGATTATTATCACACGTGTTATTGTCTAAGTGGGCTCTCAGTATGTCAATATAGCTGGTCTAAGGACGAGAATTCTCCGCCTCTGCCAAGAGCTGTGCTGGGTCCATACTCCAATCTTTTGGAACCCATCCATCCTCTATACAATGTGGTCTCAAAGCAATATGATGGAGCTCATGAGTTCTTTTCCAGCCAAAGCTCAAGTTA